In one Brassica oleracea var. oleracea cultivar TO1000 chromosome C9, BOL, whole genome shotgun sequence genomic region, the following are encoded:
- the LOC106319414 gene encoding uncharacterized protein LOC106319414 — protein sequence MLLETIAEPIVGVSVEVLLDGSLEEVEDPEDLQDVITALIGKNFKFGVYVAKDNVDYGADIFTIGGTCSANEIISLCEDDNTLLSDHSSGQVSLLSIESEDTKGASSTPVSKRSGSLRDSQIEDLSSTSKKQRFKNIKLEKNDGE from the exons ATGTTGCTTGAAACTATTGCTGAACCAATTGTTGGAGTAAGTGTTGAAGTGCTCTTAGATGGTTCTCTGGAAGAG GTTGAGGATCCTGAAGACTTGCAAGATGTTATTACTGCTCTTATTGGGAAAAATTTTAAGTTTGGTGTGTATGTTGCTAAAGACAATGTTGACTATGGAGCTGATATATTTACCATTGGAGGAACTTGTTCTGCTAATGAAATAATATCCCTGTGTGAAGATGACAACACTCTACTATCTGATCATTCTTCTGGACAG GTTTCTTTGTTAAGCATTGAAAGTGAAGACACCAAAGGTGCATCTTCAACTCCAGTCTCCAAACGTTCAGGAAGTTTAAGGGACAGTCAAATTGAAGACCTTTCTTCTACTTCAAAGAAACAGCGCTTTAAGAACATCAAGCTGGAAAAGAATGATGGGGAGTAG
- the LOC106317813 gene encoding oligopeptide transporter 9 — MTEIVEHSTGAMEIEEAVDELDRCAVEEVELTVPKTDDPTLPVLTFRMWVLGLAACIILSFVNQFFWYRQMPLTITGISAQIAVVPLGHLMARVLPNKKYLEGSRWEFNMNPGPFNIKEHVMITIFANSGAGTVYATHILSAIKLYYKRSLPFLPAFLIMITTQFLGFGWAGLFRKHLVEPGEMWWPSSLVQVSLFSALHEKEKKKKGGMTRIQFFIIVLVTSFAYYILPGYLFTMITSISWVCWLSPKSVLANQLGSGEQGLGIGAIGIDWATIGSYLGSPLASPIFATVNVTIGFVIIMYVATPICYWLNLYRAKTYPIFSSGLFMGNGSSYDVLSIIDDKFHLDRAVYAKTGPIHMSTFFAVTYGLGFATLSATIVHVLLFNGRDLWKQTRGAFKRNKKMDIHTRIMKKNYREVPMWWFLVILILNIALIVFISVYYNATVQLPWWGVLLACAIAVFFTPLIGVILATTNQAPGLNVITEYVIGYIYPERPVANMCFKVYGYISMTQALTFIQDFKLGLYMKIPPRSMYLAQVVGTLVAVLVYTGTAWWLMVDIPHLCDKSLLPDDSQWTCPMDRVFFDASVIWGLVGPRRMFGDLGEYSAINWFFLVGAITPFFVWLATKAFPAQKWISQIHFPVILGATSMMPPAMAVNFTSWCIVAFIFGHFVFKYKREWWTKYNYVLSGGLDAGTAFMTILIFLALGRRGIGLAWWGNADDSTNCGLASCPTAKGVVTQGCPVF, encoded by the exons ATGACCGAGATTGTAGAGCACTCGACCGGAGCCATGGAAATAGAAGAAGCCGTGGATGAGCTAGATCGGTGTGCGGTGGAGGAGGTTGAGCTAACCGTTCCAAAAACCGACGATCCAACGTTACCGGTTCTCACTTTTAGAATGTGGGTTTTAGGTCTTGCCGCGTGTATCATACTATCGTTTGTGAACCAGTTTTTCTGGTACAGACAGATGCCGTTGACCATTACAGGAATCTCGGCTCAGATCGCGGTCGTGCCGCTCGGTCATCTGATGGCTCGAGTGCTTCCAAATAAGAAGTACTTGGAGGGATCAAGGTGGGAGTTCAATATGAATCCTGGTCCGTTTAACATCAAGGAACATGTTATGATCACAATTTTCGCTAATTCTGGAGCAGGAACGGTTTATGCGACTCATATACTTAGTGCTATTAAGCTTTATTATAAGAGATCTCTTCCGTTTCTACCGGCTTTTCTCATTATGATCACTACTCAG TTTCTCGGGTTTGGGTGGGCTGGTCTATTCCGTAAACACCTTGTTGAGCCAGGTGAAATGTGGTGGCCAAGCAGTCTAGTTCAAGTGTCTTTATTCAG TGCCTTGCATGAGAAGGAAAAGAAGAAAAAAGGAGGCATGACCCGAATCCAATTCTTCATCATAGTCCTTGTTACTAGCTTCGCATACTACATTCTCCCTGGCTATCTATTCACAATGATAACTTCCATCTCATGGGTCTGTTGGCTTAGCCCAAAATCGGTTTTGGCTAACCAACTCGGTTCAGGTGAACAAGGTCTTGGTATAGGCGCAATTGGTATTGATTGGGCTACAATTGGCTCTTACCTCGGCAGTCCACTTGCTAGCCCGATCTTCGCTACCGTCAATGTAACCATTGGTTTTGTAATAATTATGTATGTCGCCACTCCCATTTGCTATTGGCTTAATCTTTACCGTGCCAAAACATATCCCATATTCTCAAGTGGGCTTTTCATGGGCAATGGATCGTCTTATGATGTTTTGAGCATCATTGATGACAAGTTCCATCTCGACCGAGCCGTCTATGCAAAGACTGGTCCTATCCATATGAGCACTTTCTTTGCGGTTACATATGGTCTTGGGTTTGCCACTTTGTCCGCAACCATTGTCCATGTTTTACTCTTTAACGGAAG GGATCTATGGAAGCAAACAAGAGGAGCTTTCAAGAGGAACAAGAAAATGGATATTCACACTAGAATCATGAAGAAAAACTACAGAGAAGTTCCCATGTGGTGGTTTTTGGTGATCCTCATACTCAACATTGCGCTCATCGTGTTCATCTCTGTGTACTACAATGCAACCGTGCAGCTACCTTGGTGGGGAGTGTTGCTAGCTTGTGCTATTGCCGTCTTCTTCACTCCTCTTATTGGTGTTATTCTCGCCACGACTAATCAG GCACCGGGTTTGAACGTCATCACAGAATATGTAATCGGATACATCTATCCAGAACGTCCGGTTGCGAACATGTGCTTCAAAGTGTATGGATACATCAGCATGACTCAGGCTCTAACATTCATCCAAGACTTCAAACTCGGCCTCTATATGAAGATCCCTCCTAGAAGCATGTATTTGGCACAG GTAGTTGGGACGCTTGTGGCTGTGCTAGTATACACAGGAACTGCTTGGTGGTTAATGGTAGACATTCCTCATTTGTGTGACAAATCTTTGCTTCCTGACGACAGTCAATGGACATGCCCGATGGATCGTGTCTTCTTCGATGCATCAGTGATTTGGGGACTCGTAGGACCACGTCGAATGTTCGGTGACTTAGGAGAATACTCAGCCATAAACTGGTTCTTCCTCGTAGGTGCAATCACTCCTTTCTTCGTCTGGCTAGCGACCAAAGCGTTTCCAGCTCAAAAATGGATCTCACAAATACATTTTCCAGTTATTTTAGGAGCAACCTCGATGATGCCACCCGCGATGGCGGTTAATTTCACGAGCTGGTGCATCGTGGCATTTATATTCGGACACTTTGTGTTTAAGTACAAGAGAGAGTGGTGGACAAAGTACAATTACGTTTTGTCCGGAGGTCTGGACGCGGGAACTGCGTTTATGACAATACTGATTTTTCTGGCGTTAGGACGCAGAGGAATTGGACTGGCGTGGTGGGGAAACGCTGATGATAGCACAAACTGTGGCCTCGCATCTTGTCCTACTGCCAAAGGCGTAGTAACGCAGGGTTGTCCTGTTTTCTGA